GGGCGGCATGGTGGCGGCCATGGCGGCGCGCACCCGCTCGCGCAGCGCCACCGCGTCGCCCTGGGTGAGGCCGACGGTGGAGAAGGGCGGCAGGATGGTGGCCACCGCGTCGCACGGCGCCACCGCCAGCCCGCCCTTCTGCAGCCCCGCCGCGGTGCCGCTGAGCGCCACCGGCAGCACGGGGACGCCGGCCTCGATGGCCAGCCGGAAGGCGCCCGACTTGAAGGGCAGCAGCCGCGCGTCGCGCGAGCGGGTCCCCTCCGGGAAGATCATGACGCTCATGCCGCGGGCCAGGTAGGCCTTGGCCTTGCCGATGGCCTCGCCGCCGCTCTCCGGATCGCCGCGCTTGACCGCGATGTCACCGGTGAGCCGGAGCATCCAGCCGATCCAGGGGATGCGGAAGAGCTCCTCCTTGCCCACCCACTTCATCTCGCGGGGCATGCGCGAGAGCAGCACGATGTCGAGCAGCGACTGGTGGTTGGCCACCACCACGTAGGGGCCGGGGCCGGCCGGCCAGGTCCCCTCCACCCGGAACCTCCAGCCGGGGTAGCAGCGCCCGAAGTTGACCCCCACGCCGCGCAGGAACTGCCCGGGCAGGACCAGGTTGGGGTCGAAGGGTCGGCTCACCAGCCACAGGAGCAGCTGGATGGGCAGGCCGAGCAGCACCAGCAGCGCGGCCACCGTCCAGCCCACGGTCTTCGCGAGGGCGTCCACGCGGGCACCCTACAGCGGCGGCCGGGCCCGGTGGAAGGAGGTCCTGGCCTGCAGCAGCGCCCCGGCCGAGAGCAGGCGGGCCTCCGAGAAGGCCGGCCCGACCAGCTGCAGCGAGCGGGGCAGGCCGGCCTCGAACCCGCAGGGCAGCGCCAGCGCCGGCAGCCCGCCCACCGCGCCGGCCGCGCCGAGCGGATCCGGCACGGCGAAGAGGTCGTCGAAGGTGGCCTCGGCCAGCGGCGGCGCCACCGGCAGGTTGGGCGCCAGCACCAGGTCGAAGCGCTCGAAGAAGCGCGCCAGCGCCCGCACCAGCTCGCCGCGCACCCGGCTGGCCCGCACGTGGTCGGCGGAGCTGGCGCGCGGCCGGTAGTCCTCGGGCCGGCGCCCCTGGTGGCTCGGGTCGGCCAGCTGGCGGGTCAGCCCGGCGCGGATGAGCGGCTCGAAGGCCGCGGCCGCCTCGGCCTCCAGCAGCAGCTCGGCCACCGCCTCCCAGGGGCCGTCGGGCAGCCGGGCCGGGGTCAGGAGCGCCCCCGCCTGGCGCAGGGCCGCGCTGGCCTCCTCCAGCCCGGCCGCCGAGGCGGCGTCGAGCGGCCGCCCCACGTCCTCCAGCAGCGCCACCCGCAGGCCGCGCGGCAGGTCGGCCCGGACGCGCCCCAGCGCCGGCGGGGCCGGCGTCGAGGCCGGGTCGCGCGGGTCCTCGCCGACCAGGGCCTGGAGCACCAGGGCGCAGTCCTCGGCGCTGCGCGCCAGCGGCCCCACCTTGTCGAGCGACCAGGCCACCGGCATCACCCCGGCGCGGGAGACCACGCCGTAGGTGGGGCGCAGCCCGGTCACGCCGCAGAAGGCCGCCGGGCAGGTGATGGAGCCCCAGGTGTCGGTGCCCATGGCGAAGGGGACCAGCCCGGCCGCCACCGCCGCCGCCGAGCCGGAGGAGGAGCCGCCGGCCCAGCGGGACTGGTCCCACGGGTTGCGGCACGGACCGGTGAGCGCGGCGGCGCCGGAGTGGTAGCCCAGGCCGCCCGCCAGCTCGATGAGCGAGAGCTTGCCCACCAGGATGGCCCCGGCCTCGGTCAGCCGGCTCACCACGGTGGCGTCGCGCGCCGCCACCCGGCCGGCCCAGGGGCGCGCCCCGCAGGTGGTGGGCAGGCCCGCCACGTCCACCACGTCCTTCAGGCCGTAGGGGATGCCGTGCAGCGGCCCGCGCCAGGCGCCGCGGGCCAGCTCGGCCTCGGCGGCGCGGGCCTGCTCCAGGGCCCGCTCGGCGGTGAGGGTCACCAGCGCGCCGAGCCGCGGCCCGAGCCGCTGCAGGCGGGCCAGCACGCCCTGCACCAGGTCCACCGGCGAGAGCGCGCCGGCGCGGAGCAGCTCCCCCTGCGCGGCCACGCCGGCCCACAGGACCTCGTCGCCCGGCAGGCTCACCGCCCGCCCCGGCGCGGCGCGGCGGCGCGGAAGACGGCCGCCGGCTCGGCGTCGTCGGGCAGCGGGAAGGCGCGCACCAGCTCGAGCGCGCCCGCGCCCGGCGCGGCGGAGGGGCCGGCGGCGGGCCCGGCGCCCCCGCCCACCCGCGCCCCGGCGCAGCCGGGCGAGAGCGGCAGGAGGGGCCAGAGCGGCGCCAGGGCGGCCAGGCGGAGGAAGGCGCGGCGAGCGGCGGAGGGTGGGCTCGGCATGGATCGGGATGCTAGCGCGGCGGCGCGGACGACACCGCCTTTCCCGTGCGCTCCGCGGCGGGCCAGGTCATCATCGGGAGGTTGACCGGGGACCAGGAGGTAGCTGATGGGCAGGGAGACCGTGGTGGCCGCCATCCGGGAGAAGGCCCGCATCCTCTACGAGGGGAAGCAGGTGCCGCACCGCAGCTGCGGCATGGCGCTGGCCGAGACCTTCGACCTGGAGACCCGCCCCTACCACGCGCTCCGGCGCGGCGGCCTGACCGGCGTGGGCACCTGCGGCGCGGTGCTGGCCGGCCAGCTGGTGCTGGGCGAGCTGTTCGGCGCGCCCGGCGCCACCGCCCCCACCTCGCCGGTGCTGCTGGAGGCCATGCGGCGCTACCAGGCCGAGGTGGCGCGGCGGGTGCCCCTGGGCCCCGGCGGCACCCTGGTCTGCAACGACCTCACCTCGCCCTTCCCCGAGTTCCTCTCCGAGGCGCGGGCCGGGATGTGCACCGGGCTGGCCGCCACGGTGGCCGAGATCGTCGCCGAGATCGTGCTGGACCTGGGCGGGCCGCTGACCGTGACCCCCATCCGCCAGGGTTGAGCGAGGGCGGCGCCTCGCGCCGCTCCGGATGGGCCTGGTCCGGCGGCTGCGTCGCGCGCCTCGCAAGCCTGCGAGGCCGGCGACGCACCCCAGTGGCTGCGACAGACCGGCCCGCAGCCTCACCAGGAGCCCTGTTTGCAGTGATCGGGGAGGGAGACCGCGCCCGGCTGGCCCGGCGTCACGGCCCGTTCCAGTCCACTTATGCAAAAGACGTGCCCTGACTCGCTCGCCCTTGACACCAGGTGTGCGTTGGCGCTTTCCTCCCCGCCTCCCAAAGCGAAGGCATCCAGGTCCCACCCTCACGTCCGAGGCAGCCGATGTCCACCGACTTCACCCCGAAGAAGAACCCCCCGACGGCCCCCGTGCAGAAGAAGATCCGGCGCGAGGACGCGCTCGAGTACCACTCGCGCGGCCGCAAGGGGAAGATCGAGGTCGTCCCCACCAAGCCCTGCATGACCGCCCGCGACCTGTCGCTGGCCTACTCGCCCGGCGTGGCCGAGCCCTGCCTCGAGATCGAGAAGGACGAGGAGAACTCGTACCTCTACACGGCCCGCGGCAACCTGGTGGCGGTGCTCTCCAACGGCACCGCGGTGCTCGGCCTCGGCGACATCGGCGCGGCGGCCGGCAAGCCGGTCATGGAGGGCAAGGGGGTCCTCTTCAAGCGCTTCGCCGACGTCGACGTCTTCGACATCAACGTCAACTGCAAGGACGTGGACCTCCTCTGCAAGATCGTGAAGTCGCTCGAGCCGACCTTCGGGGGCATCAACCTCGAGGACATCAAGGCGCCCGAGTGCTTCGTGGTCGAGGAGCGGCTCAAGAAGGAGATGAACATCCCGGTCTTCCACGACGACCAGCACGGCACCGCCATCATCTCCGGCGCCGCCCTGCTCGGCGCGCTCGACCTGAACGGGAAGAAGATCGACCAGATCAAGGTGGTCGTCTCCGGGGCCGGCGCCTCGGCCATCGCCTGCACCAAGTTCTACCTGGCGCTCGGCGTGAAGGTCGAGAACGTCATCATGGTGGACACCAAGGGCGTGGTCTTCAAGGGCCGCACCGAGGGCATGAACGAGTACAAGGCCCAGTTCGCCAGCGACACCAAGGCGCGCACGCTGCTGGAGGCCTCCCAGGGCGCCGACGTGCTGCTCGGCTGCTCCGTCAAGGGGCAGTTCACGCAGGAGATGGTCAAGGCGATGGCCAAGGACCCCATCGTCTTCGCCCTGGCCAACCCGGATCCCGAGATCACCTACCCGGACGCCAAGGAGGCCCGCGCCGACGTCATCATGGCGACCGGCCGCAGCGACTACCCGAACCAGGTGAACAACGTCCTCGGCTTCCCCTACCTGTTCCGCGGCGCCCTCGACGTGCGGGCCCGGCAGATCACCGAGGAGATGAAGATGGCGGCGGCGCGCGCCCTGGCCGACCTGGCCAAGCAGGACGTGCCCGAGTCGGTCTCGCGCGCCTACGGCGGCGAGAAGTTCCACTTCGGCCGCGAGTACATCATCCCCAAGCCGCTCGACCCGCGCGTGCTGATCTACGTGGCGCCGGCGGTGGCCAAGGCCGCCATGGACGGCGGGGTGGCCCGCGTCAAGATCGACCTGGACGAGTACCGCGAGCGGCTCAAGAAGATGCAGAGCCGGTCGCACCAGGTGATGGGCAACATCATCGAGAAGACCAAGAGCAAGCTCACCAAGATCGTCTTCGCCGAGGGCAACCACCCCAAGATCCTGGCGGCCGCCCAGATCCTGCGCGAGGAGGCCATCTGCGAGCCGGTGCTGCTGGGGCCGGTGGCGCAGATCCGGCAGTCCATCACCGACCTGCGGCTCGAGGCCCTGGAGGGCGTCTCGGTCATCGCCCCCGAGGAGAGCCCGGACTTCGAGCGCTACGTCACCCGCCTCTGGGAGCTGCGGCAGCGCCGCGGCACCACCCACGAGGAGGCCCGCCGCAAGCTCCGCTTCCGCAACTACTTCGGCTCCATGATGGTGGAGCTGGGTGACGCCGACGGCCTGGTGACCGGCCTGACCACCGGCTACGCCGACGCCATCCGCCCGCCGCTGGAGGTGCTGCGCACCCGCGTCGGCAAGCAGGCCGCCGGCGTCTACATCGTGGTCACCAAGAACGACTTCAAGTTCTTCGCCGACTGCACCGTCAACATCGACCCGACCGCCGAGGCCCTGGCCGAGATCGCCATCGCCACCGCCGACCTGGCCCGCTACTTCGACGTCACGCCGCGGGTGGCCATGCTCTCGTACTCCTCCTTCGGCAGCGCCGCCGGCGCCAGCCCCAAGAAGATGCGCGAGGCCACCGAGCTGGTGCGGCAGCGCGCCAAGGACCTGGAGATCGACGGCGAGATCCAGGTGGACATCGCCACCTCCCCGGACGTGCGCAGCGAGGAGTTCCCCTTCTCCTCGCTGAGCGAGGACGCCAACGTCTTCGTCTTCCCCAACCTGGACTCGGCCAACATCGCCTACCAGATGCTGGAGCGGGTGGGCGGCGCCGAGGTCATCGGGCCGGTGCTGCTCGGCATGCACAAGCCGGTCAACGTGCTGCAGATGGGCTGCTCGGTGCAGGCCATCGTGAACCTGGCCGCCATCACCGCCCTGCGCGCGCAGGGCGACCAGTTCACCTTCTAGCGGACCAGGCTCCCCCTCACCGCGACCCTCTCCCCCAGCCAGCTGGGGGAGAGGGGGCAGAGCGTGGTGAGCCTCCCCCCGGTTGCCGGGGTGAGGGCTGCCTGGCGTTCACCCGCGGTCAAGCCCCCTCTCCCCTCCGGGGAGAGGGCCGGGGTGAGGGGGGCTCAGGCCGGGGGCGCCAGCCGCTCCAGCACGGAGCGCAGCCGGGTGCGCAGCTCGGCCGCCACCCCGGCCAGCTCCGGGGTCGAGGCCCCCAGGGTGCGGATGGGATCGACCGCCATCACCACCACCCGGCTGGCCTCGTCCTCGTAGATGGCCACGTTGCACGGCAGGAGCACGCCCACGCCGAGGTCGGCCAGCAGGGCCTGCTGCAGCAGCCTCGGGTCGCAGGCGCCCAGCACCAGGTAGCGGCGGGACTCCGCGCCCAGCTTCTGGCGCAGGTGCTCCTGCACGTCCACCCGGGTCAAGAGCCCGAAGCCCTCGGCCTGCAGCGCCGACTGCACCCGCTCCACCACCAGCTCGAACGAGCCTGGGACCTGCCGCTTCATCCCGATGCCGCTCATCGCCCCCCCGGGGCGCCGCCCGGAGGCGGCGCCGATGTCGACCGCTCCACTCTGCTCCAACGCCGCGTGGAGTTCCACGGTGTACGGGGCCCTGGCGGCGCCCACGTCGACGCGTCACCCGGCCGGTGGGCCGGGCCGGTGCGTCCAGGTCGGGGCAGGTGGGAGGAGCGGCGCGGCGGACCTACAGCCTGATCCGCAGCGCCACGCCCAGGTCCAGCACCGGCACCGGGATCGGCAGGGGCGCCGTCGCGGAGCCGTTGCCCAGCGCCTGCGCCGGCACCGTCCCGCCGAAGCGGAACTCCCCCCCCTCGTGGCCCAGGTGGCCCGCCAGCCAGGTCTCCACCGTCAGGTAGGTGTTGACCAGCACCGAGTGGTCGAGCCGCAGCACCGCCGAGCCGTCGGAGAGGTTGGCCACCACCGAGGTGGTGAGGGTGGTGTCGTTCCAGCGCCCCGGCGAGGCCAGCACCAGGTAGGCCGCCGCGTAGTGGCGCCCCAGGTAGAACGGGGTGAAGGCGGGGCGTGGATCCACCGGGCAGGCGGCCGGCACCAGCTCGCCCGGCGTGGGCAGGCAGGCGGGGTCGGTGGGGTGGAGCGGCACGTAGGGCGAGGCCAGCAGCACCGGGTAGGCGCGCGCCGTGTCGTAGCCGGTGTCGTTGAAGAAGTACTCGGCCCCGGTGGTCAGGGCGTCCTCGTCGGAGTACTTCCAGGACCACTCGGCGCCCAGCACCAGCTGCGGCGTGGTGCGGGTGTCTGCGTCCCGCGCCCAGCTGGCCAGCTGGGTGGGGTCGGCGCCCGGCCGCAGCCGCCAGCGCGGGGCGTCGCGGCCCGAGGTGAGGGCCAGCTCGCCGCGCAGGTCGAGCTCCCAGAGGGCCAGGCTGGCGTCCAGCCCGAAGCGCGGCCGGTGCCCGCGCTGGCCCACCACGTCGGCCGCCAGCTCGGCGCCCCCCAGCACCACCTCGGCGCGGGCCCCGCCGCCCACCCGGCCGAGCGTGCCGGGCCCCTGGTTGCGGCCGGCCAGGTCCTCCAGGATGGCCAGGCCGTAGAGGTTCCAGCCGCGCGCCTCCCAGGGCAGGTGGGCCTTCACCATGGCCAGGCCGGTGCGCGCGTCGAAGGGGGCCAGGGGATCGCGCCGCACCGGGTGGAGGAAGTCGGTGGGGTTCCAGAAGCGGCCCACCCCCCACTTGACGTGCTGCTTGCCGGCCGTGACGAAGACCGTCCGCGACAGGTCGAAGTTCACGTAGAGCTGGTCGAGCGCGCCGCGCGACTGGGCCTGCGGCGTGGTGCGGCCGAGGAGATCG
This genomic interval from Anaeromyxobacter sp. contains the following:
- a CDS encoding NADP-dependent malic enzyme; this encodes MSTDFTPKKNPPTAPVQKKIRREDALEYHSRGRKGKIEVVPTKPCMTARDLSLAYSPGVAEPCLEIEKDEENSYLYTARGNLVAVLSNGTAVLGLGDIGAAAGKPVMEGKGVLFKRFADVDVFDINVNCKDVDLLCKIVKSLEPTFGGINLEDIKAPECFVVEERLKKEMNIPVFHDDQHGTAIISGAALLGALDLNGKKIDQIKVVVSGAGASAIACTKFYLALGVKVENVIMVDTKGVVFKGRTEGMNEYKAQFASDTKARTLLEASQGADVLLGCSVKGQFTQEMVKAMAKDPIVFALANPDPEITYPDAKEARADVIMATGRSDYPNQVNNVLGFPYLFRGALDVRARQITEEMKMAAARALADLAKQDVPESVSRAYGGEKFHFGREYIIPKPLDPRVLIYVAPAVAKAAMDGGVARVKIDLDEYRERLKKMQSRSHQVMGNIIEKTKSKLTKIVFAEGNHPKILAAAQILREEAICEPVLLGPVAQIRQSITDLRLEALEGVSVIAPEESPDFERYVTRLWELRQRRGTTHEEARRKLRFRNYFGSMMVELGDADGLVTGLTTGYADAIRPPLEVLRTRVGKQAAGVYIVVTKNDFKFFADCTVNIDPTAEALAEIAIATADLARYFDVTPRVAMLSYSSFGSAAGASPKKMREATELVRQRAKDLEIDGEIQVDIATSPDVRSEEFPFSSLSEDANVFVFPNLDSANIAYQMLERVGGAEVIGPVLLGMHKPVNVLQMGCSVQAIVNLAAITALRAQGDQFTF
- a CDS encoding C_GCAxxG_C_C family protein, which codes for MGRETVVAAIREKARILYEGKQVPHRSCGMALAETFDLETRPYHALRRGGLTGVGTCGAVLAGQLVLGELFGAPGATAPTSPVLLEAMRRYQAEVARRVPLGPGGTLVCNDLTSPFPEFLSEARAGMCTGLAATVAEIVAEIVLDLGGPLTVTPIRQG
- a CDS encoding DUF302 domain-containing protein; the protein is MKRQVPGSFELVVERVQSALQAEGFGLLTRVDVQEHLRQKLGAESRRYLVLGACDPRLLQQALLADLGVGVLLPCNVAIYEDEASRVVVMAVDPIRTLGASTPELAGVAAELRTRLRSVLERLAPPA
- a CDS encoding amidase, with product MPGDEVLWAGVAAQGELLRAGALSPVDLVQGVLARLQRLGPRLGALVTLTAERALEQARAAEAELARGAWRGPLHGIPYGLKDVVDVAGLPTTCGARPWAGRVAARDATVVSRLTEAGAILVGKLSLIELAGGLGYHSGAAALTGPCRNPWDQSRWAGGSSSGSAAAVAAGLVPFAMGTDTWGSITCPAAFCGVTGLRPTYGVVSRAGVMPVAWSLDKVGPLARSAEDCALVLQALVGEDPRDPASTPAPPALGRVRADLPRGLRVALLEDVGRPLDAASAAGLEEASAALRQAGALLTPARLPDGPWEAVAELLLEAEAAAAFEPLIRAGLTRQLADPSHQGRRPEDYRPRASSADHVRASRVRGELVRALARFFERFDLVLAPNLPVAPPLAEATFDDLFAVPDPLGAAGAVGGLPALALPCGFEAGLPRSLQLVGPAFSEARLLSAGALLQARTSFHRARPPL
- a CDS encoding 1-acyl-sn-glycerol-3-phosphate acyltransferase, which codes for MDALAKTVGWTVAALLVLLGLPIQLLLWLVSRPFDPNLVLPGQFLRGVGVNFGRCYPGWRFRVEGTWPAGPGPYVVVANHQSLLDIVLLSRMPREMKWVGKEELFRIPWIGWMLRLTGDIAVKRGDPESGGEAIGKAKAYLARGMSVMIFPEGTRSRDARLLPFKSGAFRLAIEAGVPVLPVALSGTAAGLQKGGLAVAPCDAVATILPPFSTVGLTQGDAVALRERVRAAMAATMPPELVGPASRARVAQPEPGAPPASPPPPEPPEGA